In Equus quagga isolate Etosha38 unplaced genomic scaffold, UCLA_HA_Equagga_1.0 65765_RagTag, whole genome shotgun sequence, the following are encoded in one genomic region:
- the LOC124234033 gene encoding class I histocompatibility antigen, Gogo-B*0101 alpha chain-like isoform X1 — protein sequence MTRPQFSLPLGVRFLEKPISVSAVPGYEVMTEQPGLRVSPDRQDARCDTPNLPPVALRGPGPDRDLGGYLEVGYVDDTQFVRFDSDAASPRMEPRAPWVEQEGPEYWEQNTRNSKGHAETFRVSLNNLRDYYNQSEAGSHTLQKVSGCDLGPDGRLLRGYTQFAYDGADYIALNEDLRSWTAADAAAQITQRKWEAAGVAEGFRNYLEGTCVEWLRRYLENGKETLQRADSPKTHVTHHPISDREVTLRCWALGFYPAEISLSWQRDWEDLTQEAELVETRPAGDGTFQKWAAVVVPSGEEQRYTCHVQHEGLPEPLTLRWEPPPQSTISIVGIIAGLGLLGAVVAGAVMWRKKCSGEKRGIYVQAANSDSAQGSDASLTQKV from the exons ATGACGCGGCCCCAGTTCTCACTCCCATTGGGTGTCCGGTTTCTAGAAAAGCCAATCAGCGTCTCCGCGGTTCCGGGTTATGAAGTCATGACTGAGCAGCCGGGGCTCAGAGTCTCCCCAGATCGTCAGGATGCCCGTTGTGATACCCCCAACCTTCCTCCTGTTGCTCTCCGGGGCCCTGGCCCTGACCGAGACCTGGGCGG GTACCTCGAAGTCGGCTACGTGGACGACACACAGTTCGTGCGGTTCGACAGCGACGCCGCGAGTCCGAGGATGGAGCCGCGGGCGCCGtgggtggagcaggaggggccggagTATTGGGAACAGAACACGCGGAACTCCAAGGGCCACGCTGAGACTTTCCGCGTGAGCCTGAACAACCTGCGCGACTACTACAACCAGAGCGAGGCCG GGTCTCACACCCTCCAGAAGGTCTCTGGCTGCGACTTGGGGCCGGACGGGCGCCTTCTCCGCGGGTACACTCAGTTCGCTTACGACGGCGCCGATTACATCGCCCTGAACGAGGACCTGCGCTCCTGGACCGCGGCGGACGCGGCGGCTCAGATCACCCAGCGCAAGTGGGAGGCGGCCGGAGTGGCGGAGGGCTTCAGGAACTACCTGGAGGGCACGTGCGTGGAGTGGCTCCGCAGATACCTGGAGAACGGGAAGGAGACGCTGCAGCGCGCGG ACTCACCAAAGACACATGTGACCCACCACCCCATCTCTGACCGTGAGGTCACCCtgaggtgctgggccctgggcttctaCCCTGCGGAGATCAGCCTGTCCTGGCAGCGTGACTGGGAGGACCTGACCCAGGAGGCGGAGCTTGTGGAGACCAGACCTGCAGGGGACGGGACCTTCCAGAAGTGGGCGGCTGTGGTGGTGCcttctggagaggagcagagatatACGTGCCATGTGCAGCACGAGGGGCTGCCTGAGCCCCTCACCCTGAGATGGG agccGCCTCCTCAGTCCACCATCTCCATCGTGGGCATCATTGCTGGCCTGGGTCTCCTTGGAGCTGTGGTGGCTGGAGCTGTGATGTGGAGGAAGAAGTGCTCAG GTGAAAAAAGAGGGATTTACGTGCAGGCTGCAA ACAGTGACAGTGCCCAGGGATCTGATGCGTCTCTCACGCAGAAAG tgtGA
- the LOC124234033 gene encoding patr class I histocompatibility antigen, B-2 alpha chain-like isoform X2 → MTRPQFSLPLGVRFLEKPISVSAVPGYEVMTEQPGLRVSPDRQDARCDTPNLPPVALRGPGPDRDLGGDAASPRMEPRAPWVEQEGPEYWEQNTRNSKGHAETFRVSLNNLRDYYNQSEAGSHTLQKVSGCDLGPDGRLLRGYTQFAYDGADYIALNEDLRSWTAADAAAQITQRKWEAAGVAEGFRNYLEGTCVEWLRRYLENGKETLQRADSPKTHVTHHPISDREVTLRCWALGFYPAEISLSWQRDWEDLTQEAELVETRPAGDGTFQKWAAVVVPSGEEQRYTCHVQHEGLPEPLTLRWEPPPQSTISIVGIIAGLGLLGAVVAGAVMWRKKCSGEKRGIYVQAANSDSAQGSDASLTQKV, encoded by the exons ATGACGCGGCCCCAGTTCTCACTCCCATTGGGTGTCCGGTTTCTAGAAAAGCCAATCAGCGTCTCCGCGGTTCCGGGTTATGAAGTCATGACTGAGCAGCCGGGGCTCAGAGTCTCCCCAGATCGTCAGGATGCCCGTTGTGATACCCCCAACCTTCCTCCTGTTGCTCTCCGGGGCCCTGGCCCTGACCGAGACCTGGGCGG CGACGCCGCGAGTCCGAGGATGGAGCCGCGGGCGCCGtgggtggagcaggaggggccggagTATTGGGAACAGAACACGCGGAACTCCAAGGGCCACGCTGAGACTTTCCGCGTGAGCCTGAACAACCTGCGCGACTACTACAACCAGAGCGAGGCCG GGTCTCACACCCTCCAGAAGGTCTCTGGCTGCGACTTGGGGCCGGACGGGCGCCTTCTCCGCGGGTACACTCAGTTCGCTTACGACGGCGCCGATTACATCGCCCTGAACGAGGACCTGCGCTCCTGGACCGCGGCGGACGCGGCGGCTCAGATCACCCAGCGCAAGTGGGAGGCGGCCGGAGTGGCGGAGGGCTTCAGGAACTACCTGGAGGGCACGTGCGTGGAGTGGCTCCGCAGATACCTGGAGAACGGGAAGGAGACGCTGCAGCGCGCGG ACTCACCAAAGACACATGTGACCCACCACCCCATCTCTGACCGTGAGGTCACCCtgaggtgctgggccctgggcttctaCCCTGCGGAGATCAGCCTGTCCTGGCAGCGTGACTGGGAGGACCTGACCCAGGAGGCGGAGCTTGTGGAGACCAGACCTGCAGGGGACGGGACCTTCCAGAAGTGGGCGGCTGTGGTGGTGCcttctggagaggagcagagatatACGTGCCATGTGCAGCACGAGGGGCTGCCTGAGCCCCTCACCCTGAGATGGG agccGCCTCCTCAGTCCACCATCTCCATCGTGGGCATCATTGCTGGCCTGGGTCTCCTTGGAGCTGTGGTGGCTGGAGCTGTGATGTGGAGGAAGAAGTGCTCAG GTGAAAAAAGAGGGATTTACGTGCAGGCTGCAA ACAGTGACAGTGCCCAGGGATCTGATGCGTCTCTCACGCAGAAAG tgtGA
- the LOC124234033 gene encoding saoe class I histocompatibility antigen, A alpha chain-like isoform X3, giving the protein MPVVIPPTFLLLLSGALALTETWAGSHSMSYFKTAVSRPGRGEPRYLEVGYVDDTQFVRFDSDAASPRMEPRAPWVEQEGPEYWEQNTRNSKGHAETFRVSLNNLRDYYNQSEAGSHTLQKVSGCDLGPDGRLLRGYTQFAYDGADYIALNEDLRSWTAADAAAQITQRKWEAAGVAEGFRNYLEGTCVEWLRRYLENGKETLQRADSPKTHVTHHPISDREVTLRCWALGFYPAEISLSWQRDWEDLTQEAELVETRPAGDGTFQKWAAVVVPSGEEQRYTCHVQHEGLPEPLTLRWEPPPQSTISIVGIIAGLGLLGAVVAGAVMWRKKCSGEKRGIYVQAANSDSAQGSDASLTQKV; this is encoded by the exons ATGCCCGTTGTGATACCCCCAACCTTCCTCCTGTTGCTCTCCGGGGCCCTGGCCCTGACCGAGACCTGGGCGG gctcccactccaTGAGTTATTTCAAAACCGCCGTGTCCCGGCCCGGCCGCGGGGAGCCCAGGTACCTCGAAGTCGGCTACGTGGACGACACACAGTTCGTGCGGTTCGACAGCGACGCCGCGAGTCCGAGGATGGAGCCGCGGGCGCCGtgggtggagcaggaggggccggagTATTGGGAACAGAACACGCGGAACTCCAAGGGCCACGCTGAGACTTTCCGCGTGAGCCTGAACAACCTGCGCGACTACTACAACCAGAGCGAGGCCG GGTCTCACACCCTCCAGAAGGTCTCTGGCTGCGACTTGGGGCCGGACGGGCGCCTTCTCCGCGGGTACACTCAGTTCGCTTACGACGGCGCCGATTACATCGCCCTGAACGAGGACCTGCGCTCCTGGACCGCGGCGGACGCGGCGGCTCAGATCACCCAGCGCAAGTGGGAGGCGGCCGGAGTGGCGGAGGGCTTCAGGAACTACCTGGAGGGCACGTGCGTGGAGTGGCTCCGCAGATACCTGGAGAACGGGAAGGAGACGCTGCAGCGCGCGG ACTCACCAAAGACACATGTGACCCACCACCCCATCTCTGACCGTGAGGTCACCCtgaggtgctgggccctgggcttctaCCCTGCGGAGATCAGCCTGTCCTGGCAGCGTGACTGGGAGGACCTGACCCAGGAGGCGGAGCTTGTGGAGACCAGACCTGCAGGGGACGGGACCTTCCAGAAGTGGGCGGCTGTGGTGGTGCcttctggagaggagcagagatatACGTGCCATGTGCAGCACGAGGGGCTGCCTGAGCCCCTCACCCTGAGATGGG agccGCCTCCTCAGTCCACCATCTCCATCGTGGGCATCATTGCTGGCCTGGGTCTCCTTGGAGCTGTGGTGGCTGGAGCTGTGATGTGGAGGAAGAAGTGCTCAG GTGAAAAAAGAGGGATTTACGTGCAGGCTGCAA ACAGTGACAGTGCCCAGGGATCTGATGCGTCTCTCACGCAGAAAG tgtGA